GCCTGTTCGGCAGCGAGCCTGACACCGCGGAGCTGCGCGAAGCGTATGCGATGAAGAACGACACCATCGCCGCCCCGGAACACCGGCAGGCGATGACCGCGTTCTTCTGGTGGACCGCCTGGGCCGCCACCACCGAACGCCCGCGGGAATCCGGCGACGGCATGGTCCCGGACAAGGCCGGCGTGGTGCCGCAGCAGGTCACCTACACCAACAACTGGCCGAGCGAGCCGCTGGTGGGCAACCGCCCGGCGGCGCCGCTGTGGGTCTGGTCGGCGTTCAGCGTGCTGTTCCTGATCGCCGGCATCGGCCTGCTCGGCTGGCACCACGCGCGCGAGCATGACGGCGAGGACCGCGGCCACGCCATCCCGGCCAGCGATCCGTTCGCCCTCACCCGGCTCACGCCGTCGATGCGCGCGGTCGCCAAGTACTTCTGGCTGGTGCTGGCGCTGTTCCTGGTGCAGATCCTGCTGGGTGCGATCACCGCCCACTACCAGGTCGAGGGCCAGGACGCCTACGGCTTCGCGCTGTCCGAGGTCCTGCCCTACTCGCTCTCGCGCACCTGGCATACCCAGCTGGCGGTGCTGTGGATCGCGGTCGCCTGGCTGGGCACGGGCCTGTACATCGCGCCGATGCTGTCCGGGCACGAGCCCCGGTTCCAGCGGTTCGGGGTCAACTTCCTGTTCGTCTCGCTGATCATCATCGTGGTCGGCTCGTTCGCCGGCCAGTGGCTGGCGGTGATGCAGAAGCTCGGCCTCGAGCACAACTTCTGGTGGGGCCACCAGGGCTGGGAATACGCCGACATGGGCCGCTTCTGGCAGTGGTACCTGTTCGTCGGCCTGCTGCTGTGGGTCGCGCTGGTGGGCCGGGCGCTGTGGCCGGTGCTGCGCGACCGGAAGAACGAGACCCGCCACATCGTGGCCCTGCTGTTCATGGCCACGGCCGCGATCGGCATGTTCTTCGCCTCGGCGCTGATGTGGGGCGAGCACACGCACATCTCCGAGGTCGAGTACTGGCGCTGGTGGCTGGTGCACCTGTGGGTCGAAGGCTTCTTCGAAGTGTTCGCGACCGCGGTGATGGCGCTGATCTTCACCCGCCTGGGCCTGATCAAGGTCTCGGTGGCCACGGTCGCGGTGCTGTTCGCCACGATCATCTTCATGTCCGGCGGCGTGCTGGGCACCCTGCACCACCTGTACTTCGTCGGCACGCCGACCGCGGTAGTGGCGCTGGGCGCGAGCTTCTCGGCGCTGGAAGTGGTGCCGCTGGCCTACATCGGTTTCGAGGCCTACCAGACCTGGAAGTACGGCAAGGCCACGCCGTGGATGGCGCGCTACCGCTGGCCGGTGATGTTCTTCATCGCGGTCTCGTTCTGGAACCTGGTGGGCGCGGGCCTGTTCGGCTTCCTGATCAACCCGCCGCTGTCGCTCTACTACATGCAGGGCCTGAACCTGACGCCGCTGCATGGCCACACGGCGATGTTCGGGGTCTACGGGATGCTGGGCATCGCCCTGGTGCTGTTCTGCCTGCGCGGGCTGCGCGGCCAGATGGTCTGGGATACCGCCGCGCTGAAGCTGTCGTTCTGGGCCCTCAACATCGGCCTGGCGCTGATGGCGCTGCTGACCCTGCTGCCGCTGGGCACCATGCAGCTGCTGGCGGCGATCGAGCACGGCTATGCCTACGCACGTTCGGCGGAGTTCATGCAGCAGCCGATCGTCGACCTGCTGGTGTGGATGCGCGTGCCCGGCGACACCATCTTCAGCATCGGCGCGGTCGCCCTCGCCTGGTTCGTGCTGCGGCTCTGGGTCGTGCCGCGGCGCGAGCCCGTCGTGGGCGTCGAGGCGAAGGAACAGGCCTGACATGGCCACGGGCATGGGACATGGCCGGCACGGCGGCGCTTCGGCGCCGTTCGTGCAGCTCGCCGCCGCGCCGCACCGGCTGATGTTCTTCGTCGGCACCGGCAACGTGCTGCTGGCGATGGCGTGGTGGACGGCCTGGCTGGTGGCCAACCGCTGGCCCGGGGTGCTGGCGATGCCGCAGCCCGAGCCCTACGCCGGCTGGCTGCATGCGATCGTCATGCAGTACCAGATGCTGCCGAGCTTCATCTTCGGCTTCCTGCTGACCACCTTCCCGCGCTGGATGGGCCTGCCCGACGCGGCCCGCTGGCACTACGTGCCGGTGGGCCTGGGCATGTTCGGCGGGCAGATCGCGGTGCTGCTCGGGGCGCTGGGCGCACCGGCCGGCATCGAGGTGGGCGTGGCGATGACCCTGGCCGGGTGGATGGCCGGGCTGTTCTTCCTCGGCGACCTGGTGCTGCGCGACCGCAACCGGACCTGGCATGCCCGTTCCTGCTTCGCCGCCCTGGTGCTGGGCTGGGTCGGGCTGGCGGCCTTCGGGGCCGCCCTGCTCGGGGGCGCGCCCACCTGGATCTTCGCCAGCATCAAGATCGGCACCTTCGGCCTGCTGCTGCCGGTGTACCTCACGGTGGCGCACCGGATGTTCCCGTTCTTCGCCGCCAACGTGGTGGCCGGCTACGTGTCGTGGCGGCCGCTGTGGCTGCTGGCCGCGTTCTGGGCCCTGTGCATGCTGCACCTGGGCCTGGAGCTCATGCACGCCTATGCCTGGCTGTGGGTGGCCGACCTGCCGCTGCTGGCGCTGTCCCTGCTCGCCGTGTGGCGCTGGTGGCCGCGCGGACCGAAGCCGGGGATCCTGGCCGTGCTGTTCATCGGCCTGGGCTGGCTGCCGGTGACCTTCGCGCTGTACTCGGCGCAGAGCCTGGCCTGGCTGGCCGGCGAAGGCTTCATCCTCGGCCGCGCCCCGGCCCACGCACTGTTCGTGGGCTTCTTCGGCAGCCTGCTGGTGGCCATGGTCACGCGGGTCACCCAGGGGCATTCGGGTCGCAGGATCGAGATGCCGGGCGTGGCCTGGTTCGCGTTCGCGGCGATCCAGCTGGTGACCGTCGTGCGCATCCTGGCCGATGTCTCGGCCGATGCCGGCTTCTGGTGGGCGGTCGCGGCGTTCGGCTGGCTGGTGGCGCTGGCGCCCTGGGCGATCCGCCTGGGCAGGATCTACCTCATCCCGCGCGCGGACGGAAAGCCGGG
The sequence above is a segment of the Luteimonas sp. MC1750 genome. Coding sequences within it:
- a CDS encoding NnrS family protein translates to MATGMGHGRHGGASAPFVQLAAAPHRLMFFVGTGNVLLAMAWWTAWLVANRWPGVLAMPQPEPYAGWLHAIVMQYQMLPSFIFGFLLTTFPRWMGLPDAARWHYVPVGLGMFGGQIAVLLGALGAPAGIEVGVAMTLAGWMAGLFFLGDLVLRDRNRTWHARSCFAALVLGWVGLAAFGAALLGGAPTWIFASIKIGTFGLLLPVYLTVAHRMFPFFAANVVAGYVSWRPLWLLAAFWALCMLHLGLELMHAYAWLWVADLPLLALSLLAVWRWWPRGPKPGILAVLFIGLGWLPVTFALYSAQSLAWLAGEGFILGRAPAHALFVGFFGSLLVAMVTRVTQGHSGRRIEMPGVAWFAFAAIQLVTVVRILADVSADAGFWWAVAAFGWLVALAPWAIRLGRIYLIPRADGKPG
- a CDS encoding nitric-oxide reductase large subunit, giving the protein MGNYRKLWIGLAVLLVSSFAVLLWAGGEIFRAAPPVPEQVVSEDGSVVYTRADIERGRQVWQSIGGMQLGSIWGHGGYVAPDWSADWLHREAVAILDAWAREAGAESWASMGAGERAQMQGRLQDMMRANTYDAGTGTVTLHADRVTAIREVGAHYVSLFGSEPDTAELREAYAMKNDTIAAPEHRQAMTAFFWWTAWAATTERPRESGDGMVPDKAGVVPQQVTYTNNWPSEPLVGNRPAAPLWVWSAFSVLFLIAGIGLLGWHHAREHDGEDRGHAIPASDPFALTRLTPSMRAVAKYFWLVLALFLVQILLGAITAHYQVEGQDAYGFALSEVLPYSLSRTWHTQLAVLWIAVAWLGTGLYIAPMLSGHEPRFQRFGVNFLFVSLIIIVVGSFAGQWLAVMQKLGLEHNFWWGHQGWEYADMGRFWQWYLFVGLLLWVALVGRALWPVLRDRKNETRHIVALLFMATAAIGMFFASALMWGEHTHISEVEYWRWWLVHLWVEGFFEVFATAVMALIFTRLGLIKVSVATVAVLFATIIFMSGGVLGTLHHLYFVGTPTAVVALGASFSALEVVPLAYIGFEAYQTWKYGKATPWMARYRWPVMFFIAVSFWNLVGAGLFGFLINPPLSLYYMQGLNLTPLHGHTAMFGVYGMLGIALVLFCLRGLRGQMVWDTAALKLSFWALNIGLALMALLTLLPLGTMQLLAAIEHGYAYARSAEFMQQPIVDLLVWMRVPGDTIFSIGAVALAWFVLRLWVVPRREPVVGVEAKEQA